Proteins encoded within one genomic window of Jiangella mangrovi:
- a CDS encoding nucleotide sugar dehydrogenase: MRITVVALGKIGLPLAVQFAGKGHEVIGVDINQALVDVVNQGREPFPGEAHLGEKLAELVPAGRLRATTDYADAVPGSDAVVVVVPLFVDDDTWQPDFGWMDAATRSLAEHLTPGTLVSYETTLPVGTTRTRWKPLIEEVSGLTEGQDFHLVFSPERVLTGRVFADLRRYPKLVGGLSADGAAKAVEFYQAVLDFDERPDLERGNGVWDLGSAEASEMAKLAETTYRDVNIGLANQFARFAASHDIDVYSVIEASNSQPYSHIHRPGVAVGGHCIPVYPRLYLWTDPDATIVRAAREANMGMPSYTVGLVEAAYGSLAGARVVVLGASYRGKVKETAFSGVFPVVAELRSRGADVLVHDPMYTDDELSAYGFTPYHPGEQADAVVVQADHPEYAEFDTDTVPGAKVLVDGRDVTDPARWPGVTRIVVGRGRDAAQ, from the coding sequence GTGCGCATCACCGTCGTCGCCCTGGGGAAGATCGGCCTGCCGTTGGCCGTGCAGTTCGCCGGCAAGGGCCATGAAGTCATCGGGGTCGACATCAACCAGGCACTGGTCGATGTCGTCAACCAGGGCCGCGAGCCCTTCCCCGGCGAGGCCCACCTGGGCGAGAAGCTCGCCGAGCTGGTCCCGGCCGGCCGGTTGCGGGCCACCACCGACTATGCCGACGCCGTCCCCGGCAGCGACGCCGTGGTCGTGGTCGTGCCCCTGTTCGTCGACGACGACACCTGGCAGCCCGACTTCGGCTGGATGGACGCCGCCACCCGCTCGCTCGCCGAGCACCTGACCCCGGGCACGCTGGTCTCGTACGAGACCACGCTCCCCGTCGGCACCACGCGCACGCGCTGGAAACCGCTCATCGAAGAGGTGTCCGGGCTCACCGAGGGCCAGGACTTCCACCTCGTCTTCTCGCCCGAGCGGGTGCTCACCGGACGCGTCTTCGCCGACCTGCGCCGCTACCCGAAGCTGGTGGGCGGGCTCTCCGCCGACGGCGCCGCGAAGGCCGTGGAGTTCTACCAGGCCGTGCTCGACTTCGACGAGCGGCCCGACCTCGAGCGCGGCAACGGCGTCTGGGACCTCGGCAGCGCCGAGGCCTCTGAGATGGCCAAGCTCGCCGAGACCACCTACCGCGACGTCAACATCGGCCTGGCCAACCAGTTCGCCCGGTTCGCCGCGTCGCACGACATCGACGTCTACTCCGTCATCGAGGCGTCGAACTCGCAGCCGTACAGCCACATCCACCGGCCTGGTGTCGCCGTCGGCGGCCACTGCATCCCGGTGTACCCGCGGCTCTACCTGTGGACCGACCCCGACGCCACCATCGTGCGGGCGGCCCGCGAGGCCAACATGGGCATGCCGTCCTACACCGTCGGCCTGGTCGAGGCCGCCTACGGCTCGCTGGCCGGGGCCCGGGTCGTCGTCCTCGGCGCCTCCTACCGCGGCAAGGTCAAGGAGACCGCGTTCTCCGGGGTCTTCCCGGTGGTCGCCGAGCTGCGCTCCCGCGGCGCCGACGTGCTGGTCCACGACCCCATGTACACCGACGACGAGCTGAGCGCGTACGGCTTCACGCCCTACCACCCGGGCGAGCAGGCCGACGCCGTCGTCGTCCAGGCCGACCACCCCGAGTACGCCGAGTTCGACACCGACACCGTGCCGGGCGCCAAGGTCCTGGTCGACGGCCGCGACGTCACCGACCCGGCGCGCTGGCCGGGCGTCACGCGCATCGTCGTCGGCCGCGGGCGGGACGCGGCGCAGTGA
- a CDS encoding glycosyltransferase — translation MTTGPGAAGAAVPNVVMIVSNDVTIDSRVKKEALTVARMGCRVTVVGWATDGATTTAAMGDVTILRVPIPTRIKAARTEQRKRAAVPAAPVVGWRSDQDRTAAALRLKFRRAELATDALRRPRPAAPALAVRKARLKASGLVVRLRTSADRRATAWRAKRDERRGHREWGIRWRRELPEQLDRELALGPVLDALEFDVLHAHDVDMLGVASRAVARARARGREVRFVYDAHEFVAGLSQSGSRTKRVIAAWADHEKEFVAEADRMVTVSPTMADALVERYRLPHRPAVVINTPVVDGSQQAPSLRERAGIGSDVRLVVYAGVLTTARGLHTAIDSLAHLPEDVHLAVVCVPNNSTWFVRQLKAGTERDGIGHRVHFVNPVHPGQVVDYLREADIGCFPGLRFRSHEVTLPNKLFEYLYAGLPLVVSDLTAQAALVRENGVGEVFAVENPADMARAVSAVLDDLDTYRKAVHDPAFRERYSWARQEESLRALYQELLGRELPWAHPEDDAAGSLTEGERVPAPPLG, via the coding sequence GTGACCACCGGTCCGGGCGCCGCGGGTGCCGCCGTCCCGAACGTCGTCATGATCGTCTCCAACGACGTCACGATCGACAGCCGGGTCAAGAAGGAGGCGCTGACCGTCGCGCGCATGGGCTGCCGGGTGACGGTGGTGGGCTGGGCCACCGACGGCGCCACCACGACGGCGGCCATGGGCGACGTCACGATCCTGCGGGTGCCCATCCCGACCCGGATCAAGGCGGCCCGGACCGAACAGCGCAAGCGGGCCGCGGTGCCCGCCGCGCCCGTGGTCGGCTGGCGCAGCGACCAGGACCGCACGGCGGCGGCGCTGCGGCTGAAGTTCCGCCGGGCCGAGCTGGCCACCGACGCGCTGCGCCGCCCGCGCCCGGCCGCTCCGGCGCTGGCCGTCCGCAAGGCGCGGCTGAAGGCCTCCGGGCTGGTCGTGCGGCTCCGCACGTCGGCCGACCGCCGGGCCACGGCCTGGCGGGCGAAGCGCGACGAGCGCCGCGGGCACCGCGAGTGGGGCATCCGGTGGCGGCGTGAGCTGCCCGAGCAGCTCGACCGCGAGCTCGCCCTGGGCCCCGTGCTCGACGCCCTCGAGTTCGACGTCCTGCACGCGCACGACGTCGACATGCTCGGCGTCGCCTCCCGCGCGGTCGCCCGGGCCCGCGCCCGCGGCCGCGAGGTCAGGTTCGTCTACGACGCGCACGAGTTCGTGGCGGGTCTCTCCCAGAGCGGGTCGCGCACCAAGCGGGTCATCGCCGCCTGGGCCGACCATGAGAAGGAGTTCGTCGCCGAGGCGGACCGCATGGTCACCGTCAGCCCGACCATGGCCGACGCGCTGGTCGAGCGCTACCGCCTGCCGCACCGTCCGGCCGTGGTCATCAACACCCCGGTCGTCGACGGCTCCCAGCAGGCACCCAGCCTGCGCGAGCGGGCCGGCATCGGCAGTGACGTGCGGCTGGTCGTGTACGCCGGCGTGCTGACCACGGCGCGCGGCCTGCACACCGCCATCGACTCCCTCGCGCACCTGCCCGAGGACGTCCACCTGGCCGTCGTCTGCGTGCCCAACAACAGCACGTGGTTCGTCCGCCAGCTCAAGGCCGGCACCGAGCGCGACGGCATCGGCCACCGCGTGCACTTCGTCAACCCCGTCCACCCCGGCCAGGTGGTCGACTACCTGCGCGAGGCCGACATCGGCTGCTTCCCGGGCCTGCGGTTCCGCAGCCACGAGGTGACGCTGCCGAACAAGCTCTTCGAGTACCTCTACGCCGGGTTGCCGCTGGTCGTCAGCGACCTCACCGCCCAGGCCGCGCTGGTGCGCGAGAACGGTGTCGGCGAGGTCTTCGCCGTCGAGAACCCCGCCGACATGGCGCGCGCGGTGTCGGCGGTGCTCGACGACCTCGACACCTACCGCAAGGCGGTGCACGACCCCGCCTTCCGCGAGCGCTACTCGTGGGCGCGGCAGGAGGAGTCGTTGCGGGCGCTCTACCAGGAGCTTCTCGGTCGTGAGCTGCCCTGGGCGCACCCCGAGGACGACGCCGCGGGCTCGCTGACCGAGGGCGAGCGCGTCCCGGCACCGCCACTCGGCTGA
- a CDS encoding acyltransferase family protein, translating into MTSTPVADTATTNAAAAAPSRPSLPRLDSLTGLRFAAAFAVLLHHSPNLVTIPAIRPYTQWGQLGVSFFFVLSGFVLVWSRRQGDTAGRFYWRRFARIWPMLAVATVLAVPVFYQGRDIDVNVTGVLLSVLLLQAWFPESSIYLAGNPAAWSLSCEAFFYAVFPFVVLRFSHRRLRTLLVIGVSLVLLALAFSIWINSVTDRVQWPLYINPAFRVVEFILGMLLATAISRGWRPPWSMGTAVALLALWVVILSDTRPRLSSTGQELLNTTWWVVSPLLFVMIIGAAAQRDLDGRRSIWRTRPLIKLGEWSYALYLTHATLLHFLLQRYGVQPAANSSIWILLAYAAAAIALAAVCYTLVEHPVEKYLRSLQRRWIARREARKARRAEAATPVTEAAAPVAEVTAPPENAERTDRSAAS; encoded by the coding sequence ATGACCTCGACGCCGGTCGCCGACACCGCCACGACGAACGCCGCCGCGGCGGCGCCGTCGCGCCCCTCGCTGCCCCGGCTGGACTCCCTCACCGGCCTGCGCTTCGCCGCGGCGTTCGCGGTCCTGCTGCACCACTCGCCGAACCTGGTGACGATCCCGGCGATCCGGCCGTACACGCAGTGGGGGCAGCTCGGCGTCTCGTTCTTCTTCGTGCTCTCCGGCTTCGTGCTGGTGTGGTCGCGGCGGCAGGGCGACACCGCGGGCCGCTTCTACTGGCGGCGGTTCGCGCGCATCTGGCCGATGCTGGCCGTGGCGACAGTGCTCGCCGTCCCGGTGTTCTACCAGGGCCGCGACATCGACGTGAACGTCACGGGCGTGCTGCTGTCGGTGCTGCTGCTGCAGGCCTGGTTCCCCGAGTCCTCGATCTACCTGGCCGGCAACCCGGCGGCGTGGTCGCTGTCGTGCGAGGCGTTCTTCTACGCGGTCTTCCCGTTCGTGGTGCTCCGGTTCAGCCACCGCAGGCTGCGCACCCTGCTGGTCATCGGCGTGTCGCTGGTGCTGCTGGCGCTGGCGTTCAGCATCTGGATCAACTCCGTCACCGATCGCGTGCAATGGCCGCTCTACATCAACCCGGCGTTCCGGGTGGTCGAGTTCATCCTCGGCATGCTGCTGGCCACCGCCATCAGCCGCGGCTGGCGGCCGCCGTGGTCCATGGGGACGGCGGTGGCGCTGCTCGCGCTCTGGGTCGTCATCCTCAGCGACACCCGGCCACGGCTGTCCTCGACCGGCCAGGAGCTGCTCAACACCACCTGGTGGGTCGTCAGCCCACTGCTCTTCGTCATGATCATCGGTGCGGCGGCGCAGCGCGACCTCGACGGCAGACGCTCCATCTGGCGCACCCGGCCGCTGATCAAGCTGGGTGAGTGGTCGTACGCGCTCTACCTCACCCACGCCACGTTGCTGCACTTCCTGCTGCAGCGCTACGGCGTGCAGCCCGCGGCCAACTCCAGCATCTGGATCCTGCTGGCCTACGCCGCCGCGGCCATCGCGCTGGCCGCCGTCTGCTACACGCTCGTCGAGCACCCGGTCGAGAAGTACCTGCGCAGCCTGCAGCGACGCTGGATCGCGCGGCGCGAGGCACGCAAGGCCCGGCGTGCCGAGGCCGCCACGCCCGTCACCGAGGCCGCCGCGCCGGTTGCCGAGGTCACCGCACCGCCGGAGAACGCGGAGCGGACCGACCGCTCAGCGGCGTCGTGA
- the wecB gene encoding non-hydrolyzing UDP-N-acetylglucosamine 2-epimerase: MKILSIVGARPQFVKLAPVAEALAATTHTHVIVHTGQHYDAAMSDVFFADLRIPAPDVHLAIGSGSHGVQTGTMLAALDPVLDRERPDWVLVYGDTNSTLAGTIAAVKLHLPVAHLEAGLRSFNRAMPEEHNRILTDHAADLLLAPTEVAVKHLAAEGLGERTVLIGDVMTDVCFRVRDAVRDEPPHLPEGLTPGEYVVATIHRAENTDDAGRLGAIVAALAGLPVPVLLLAHPRLRARCQEFGIALDRPGSSLVTAEPLPYPDMVRAVLHSRGVVTDSGGLQKEAFLLGRLCTTLRTETEWVETLDDGWNVLVTDLDRLAGAVERAVPRNPQGTPYGDGHAAEQVVSVLESRRR; this comes from the coding sequence ATGAAGATCCTCAGTATCGTCGGCGCGCGCCCGCAGTTCGTGAAGCTCGCGCCCGTCGCTGAGGCCCTCGCGGCGACCACCCACACCCACGTCATCGTGCACACCGGCCAGCACTACGACGCCGCCATGTCCGACGTGTTCTTCGCCGACCTGCGCATCCCCGCGCCCGACGTGCACCTGGCCATCGGCTCGGGCAGCCACGGCGTGCAGACCGGCACCATGCTGGCGGCGCTGGACCCCGTGCTCGACCGCGAGCGGCCCGACTGGGTGCTCGTCTACGGCGACACCAACTCGACGCTCGCCGGCACCATCGCCGCCGTCAAGCTGCACCTGCCGGTCGCCCACCTCGAGGCCGGGCTGCGCTCGTTCAACCGGGCCATGCCCGAGGAGCACAACCGCATCCTCACCGACCACGCCGCCGACCTCCTGCTCGCGCCCACCGAGGTCGCCGTCAAGCACCTGGCCGCCGAGGGCCTGGGCGAGCGGACGGTGCTCATCGGCGACGTCATGACCGACGTCTGCTTCCGCGTCCGCGACGCCGTCCGCGACGAGCCGCCGCACCTGCCGGAGGGGCTGACCCCGGGCGAGTACGTCGTCGCCACCATCCACCGGGCCGAGAACACCGACGACGCCGGACGGCTGGGCGCCATCGTCGCCGCCCTGGCCGGGCTGCCGGTGCCGGTGCTGCTGCTGGCCCACCCGCGGTTGCGCGCCCGCTGCCAGGAGTTCGGCATCGCGCTGGACCGGCCGGGCTCGTCGCTGGTCACCGCCGAGCCGCTGCCCTACCCCGACATGGTCCGGGCCGTGCTGCACTCGCGCGGCGTCGTCACCGACTCCGGCGGGCTGCAGAAGGAGGCCTTCCTGCTGGGCCGGCTCTGCACCACGCTGCGCACCGAGACCGAGTGGGTCGAGACCCTCGACGACGGCTGGAACGTGCTGGTCACCGATCTCGACCGGCTCGCCGGCGCCGTCGAGCGCGCCGTCCCCCGCAACCCGCAGGGGACGCCGTACGGCGACGGTCACGCGGCCGAGCAGGTGGTGTCCGTCCTGGAGTCACGACGCCGCTGA